One stretch of Rhizoctonia solani chromosome 8, complete sequence DNA includes these proteins:
- a CDS encoding ricin-type beta-trefoil lectin domain protein → MAMSLDPSGNIKDDKTKVQGRAFNGQNIQKWVFEPVQGTTGYSIKNVASGTYVGFARGQQAEKDQVVTGNANVVTHDLVGDAGTGYLIIPNYRPTFALDLQGGSRTDGTPVMYGNLSWGAQNQRWKFVAA, encoded by the exons ATGGCCATGTCGCTCGATCCGTCAGGAAACATCAAGGACGACAAAACCAAAGTTCAAGGACGTGCCTTCAACGGCCAGAACATCCAGAAG TGGGTGTTCGAGCCCGTACAAGGCACAACGGGATACAGCATCAAGAACGTAGCCTCCGGTACATATGTCGGGTTTGCCAGGGGCCAACAGGCTGAAAAGGACCAGGTTGTGACCGGTAACGCGAATGTGGTCACCCATGACCTCGTCGGAGATGCAGGTACCGGCTACTT GATCATTCCTAACTATCGGCCCACCTTTGCCCTTGACTTGCAAGGTGGCTCGCGCACTGATGGAACTCCTGTCATGTATGGTAACCTGAGTTGGGGTGCCCAGAACCAACGGTGGAAGTTTGTTGCAGCTTGA
- a CDS encoding ribosomal Proteins L2, C-terminal domain has product MLSRLSLSSLGRAFSTSAALFAKPNVPKTPPSTLSAPLQGSSTQFKTYKPVTPSLRHLKLPVSPHLYQGRPLRALTVAKRESAGRGRGGRVVVRSRGGGHKQRLRVIDFMRTTPGPHDVVRIEYDPGRSAHVALIKSRDSNSAQPWSYILACDGLRAGDVVESFRSGIPDGLIEGFTDSPPPTKRSLKLLVNSSPSSPQTALATTPDASDLAAAVASTNLSLGVLRARTLKPGNVLPLRLIPAGALIHAISLSPVGRASLVRSAGTFAQVVAHDEKGLWTQVRLQSGEVRNIMQRCVATIGKVSNPDWKHRNLGKAGRSRWLGHRPHVRGVAMNACDHPHGGGRGKSKGGKHPRSVWGWLTKGRRTRRSSDRDGNKFVVKERPRGVQRNN; this is encoded by the exons ATGCTTTCCCGGCTCAGCCTATCCTCGCTCGGTCGAGCATTCTCGACTTCGGCCGCGCTATTTGCCAAACCGAATGTGCCCAAGACGCCTCCATCGACGCTGAGCGCGCCACTACAGGGCTCGTCGACCCAGTTTAAAACATACAAGCCTGTGACTCCATCTCTGCGTCATTTAAAGTTGCCCGTTTCGCCGCATTTATACCAGGGACGGCCACTCAGAGCGCTCACAGTTGCCAAGCGAGAAAGTGCCGGTCGAGGACGAGGTGGGAGAGTGGTGGTGCGATCCCGTGGAGGAGGACACAAACAACGCCTACGGGTGATCGACTTTATGCGCACGACCCCGGGACCGCATGATGTTGTGCGAATCGAATACGATCCCGGTCGGAGCGCTCATGTAGCACTTATTAAGTCTCGGGACTCCAACTCTGCCCAACCCTGGAGTTATATTCTTGCGTGCGATGGACTCAGAGCAGGAGACGTGGTCGAAAGCTTTCGTAGCGGCATTCCCGACGGGTTGATTGAAGGGTTCACCGATTCTCCACCCCCGACGAAACGCTCTCTCAAGCTACTGGTAAACTCTTCGCCTTCGTCTCCCCAAACCGCACTTGCCACCACCCCAGACGCATCAGACCTCGCCGCCGCCGTCGCTTCTACGAATCTCTCCCTCGGTGTCCTTCGTGCTCGTACACTCAAGCCAGGCAACGTCCTTCCTCTCCGTCTCATCCCAGCTGGCGCCCTCATCCATGCTATCTCCCTCTCCCCAGTCGGCCGAGCCTCGCTCGTCCGTTCAGCAGGAACCTTTGCTCAAGTCGTCGCCCACGACGAAAAGGGCCTCTGGACCCAGGTTCGACTCCAAAGCGGTGAAGTGCGCAACATCATGCAGCGATGCGTCGCTACCATTGGCAAGGTCAGCAACCCCGACTGGAAACACCGCAACCTGGGCAAGGCAGGACGCAGTAGGTGGCTAGGCCACCGTCCACACGTCCGTGGTGTGGCCATGAATGC ATGCGATCACCCCCATGGAGGAGGTCGTGGAAAGTCCAAGGGAGGAAAACATCCGCGCTCTGTCTGGGGCTGGCTTACCAAGGGGCGTCGCACCCGCCGGTCCTCCGATCGGGATGGGAATAAGTTTGTGGTCAAGGAGCGACCTCGTGGTGTTCAGCGGAATAACTGA